The following proteins are co-located in the Silene latifolia isolate original U9 population chromosome 1, ASM4854445v1, whole genome shotgun sequence genome:
- the LOC141586725 gene encoding protein FAR1-RELATED SEQUENCE 5-like, with the protein MGQQQPQCIITDQCPGIKKACPNVFKHSVHKYCMWHIMQKMHEKVGRAICNDTEFMTDINAVVWDVDLEPEEFEQNWQTVIEAHGMQSNRWLKYVFAIRQKWIPAYFRDLPLGCLLRTTQRSESSNSYFKRFESHFGTVVEFWMRYKSAIEQQRHSQRRMDTANEHSMLEKVGPMKVEMHASLVYTHPIFADFQNEFKHAICSIGVGGLTTVGTVEYHDVRDGLKHRNFRVEFNTKTNESKCACKLFERHDIVCRHILWVWNGRQVHSISEPYVLARWTKKSYRPIVQDENGKVIEDIDETDIKKAEMSKVWSEIYATVGVMDNYATVKQMKQLRKTLTQFRENITGPIEPKTINQEIEDLLGITASNDIDIRPPNKAKNNGSGKRLRSSK; encoded by the coding sequence ATGGGGCAACAGCAACCTCAGTGTATAATTACAGACCAATGCCCTGGAATTAAAAAGGCATGCCCAAATGTCTTCAAGCATTCTGTGCACAAgtactgcatgtggcatatcatgcagaAAATGCATGAGAAGGTGGGAAGGGCAATCTGCAATGACACAGAATTTATGACAGACATAAATGCCGTTGTTTGGGATGTCGACTTAGAACCAGAAGAATTTGAACAAAACTGGCAAACCGTTATTGAAGCACATGGTATGCAAAGCAACCGGTGGTTAAAGTATGTATTCGCAATCAGACAAAAGTGGATACCGGCTTACTTTCGCGATCTGCCTCTAGGTTGTTTGCTGCGGACAACCCAGAGATCCGAAAGTTCAAACAGCTATTTCAAACGGTTTGAAAGCCACTTTGGaaccgttgtcgagttctggATGAGGTACAAATCTGCAATAGAACAACAAAGGCATTCACAAAGGAGGATGGACACTGCCAACGAGCATAGTATGCTCGAGAAAGTAGGGCCGATGAAGGTAGAGATGCATGCCTCACTTGTCTACACACATCCTATCTTTGCAGACTTTCAGAACGAATTCAAACATGCGATATGCAGCATAGGGGTCGGGGGTTTGACAACAGTAGGGACAGTGGAGTACCATGACGTTCGTGATGGACTGAAGCACAGAAACTTCCGAGTGGAATTTAACACCAAAACTAACGAGAGCAAATGTGCATGTAAGCTGTTTGAGAGGCATGACATTGTCTGTCGTCATATACTGtgggtgtggaatggtaggcAGGTACACAGCATATCTGAGCCTTATGTCCttgctcgatggacaaagaaatccTACAGGCCAATTGTCCAAGATGAAAATGGAAAGGTCATAGAAGACATTGACGAAACTGACATCAAGAAAGCtgagatgtcaaaggtttggtctgaGATTTATGCAACTGTCGGGGTGATGGACAATTATGCTACGGTTAAACAGATGAAGCAACTGCGGAAAACCCTGACACAGTTCAGGGAGAACATCACAGGACCAATTGAACCGAAAACTATAAACCAGGAAATCGAGGATCTTCTTGGCATCACAGCTTCAAATGATATTGACATTCGACCGccaaacaaggccaagaataATGGCAGTGGCAAAAGATTGAGGTCGTCGAAATAA